The Haliotis asinina isolate JCU_RB_2024 chromosome 3, JCU_Hal_asi_v2, whole genome shotgun sequence genome segment ttTGATAAGtatatgttgtttatgtttagttGAGATTACTAGAGGGAGACAGAATTTTCAAGACTCTGGATCTGAGTTGCATCCAGATTGAAGGGTTACTGGTTCATGTAcatgatatatttttgtttcaggttGTCAAGGTTTGAAAAGACTAACGAGATGCTTATCAACTTTAATATGCTGTCTTCCAGTCGGTTTGAAACAACAAGTCAGGAATTTAAGAGACACACCATGTTGTTGTATGACATGAAGAAAGATTTGGACGTTGTGTTCCGGAGGATAAGGTATGTGCTTGATAAGATTAAATTCATGTGATTTTGGAAACATGCTGAACATAAAAAAAGATAGGTTTAGATAATACACTTCTGAAATTTGAAGACTCTTCATTTTTATGGAAGCAAGTTTGTCTTTCACATACCATCACAGGTGTAAAACGAAAGTACTCATTGGAGACATGTTAGAAATTCAACAGGGTTTGAGGGGCAAGAAAGCTCTTAATTTCTTACCTGACCATGTCCCTAGTCCTGGTACTTTATCTCAGAATGTTACTGGTACAACAATGGTGTTCCATATGTCAATGCTGCGCATTACAATTTATGATATTCACATtaatattcacaaaatattcTAATCAAATGGGTGATTTGAACGTTTGTATGTCAAAACAATCTCACTACAGTAGACAGATGCCATACAACAGGTCTTGTATTCAATCTTTTCCTCAGGCAGGTGGGAAAACCAGTATTTACACTGTCACATTTCTTTGCATGTCTTTCTCTTCAGTCACACAATGGATAgtttatgtaacatgtaacatggTTTGATAATCTAAATGCTGTTTTTGAGTATTTCGTGCTCAGATATTGTCCTTGTTTCTACACAAAGACAGTGATAACAATTGATGCTGCTGTTTTGTAGGAAGTTGAAACAGAGGCTGTCGAAGATGCATCCAGAAGCCTTTTCAGGTTAGTTGTAAGTTACACTTCAGTTGTTCTTACTTTTTTAACATGGAGCCATAAAGTTCATTGCAAGATTTTCATCCCTATTACGTCAACCTTTGAATAGGCTTTTTTATGCTCATATGACCCTCAAAGTTTACATTTGTCCTATATGCTGCTTAGGCCCTAAATGGCAGTCCGTTTCATCAAATATATTATGGAGAATGTTCAATGAACTgaaaatttgaaactgaaagtATATGGCCTTATAAGTAGAATGTGACTTTGCATGAAGAGCAGAAGATGTAGAAAGAGCAATGGCAGCTGATCAAGCATGAGATTTAGATAAGTGATTCTTTGAGTGTCATTTTAGAAGCTGAGAAGTATAGAATTGACAAAcattatagataacaacttctttattattggAGTTGCGATGTTTCATTACAGATTCTTTTACCTTTGTCAACCatgtcattcctgcttgacaatggtacaagaacCTGCATCGAAGCGTTACACTCCTGTAATAAtgaagttattatccataaagtttgtcagttTTGCAATTTAGATAGGTGACCTAATCAGTTTGTCTTGGCACTCAAACTGAGAGTTTGCTCAGGTGTATTTATGAAGTCATTATCAGTGAGTTCAACAAAGTATAACACCTCAAAGTTCGATACGTCACATCAAATTGTGACTCTATTCTGCATTATGAGAGACTGTACGAATGAATGTTGAATTGGATAAACCAGGCTTTTCATTGCCAATGTTCTTGTAGTCAGAGTGTGGGTTATCGGACACAACTTATGtaataatgttgtttgtttgttatcagCATGTAGCAATGTGTACAACTTTATAGAGgctgaagatgatgatgaagatgatgatgaagatgaggattctggcaaggtcaaggtcacaccTGCTGTTGATGTGAAGGTCAAAGCtgccaaaccatgacacttgtTAATGTTTCAGAGATAATGCTGACCTTGGACTTGTTTTTGTTACGTATGTAACAAATGTGATtgaatgaaaatgtgcgccttgTGGTGATCTCGAGAGGAGATGATTTAGCTTGAAAAGCTTGTAAAGCACTTACTTCATTCCCCATCTGTGCAGTAGCCACTGATGTATATGTTGTCCATAAATGACATAAAACACATTGCTCAGCGAAGGTCCCTGAGAGGATTATCAACATCCCAACTTTGTCTGTGATAATACATTATGATGTGATAGCCGTTAATGATGTCCATGGTATGTCTCATCATGTCTGTTAGCATCATCAGGCTGAGATAATGATTCCAATTCCGGACCATGTTCATTCACTCACCTAAGGACACATCAGGGACCTTAGAATATTCAGCTTTTTTTAAAGATGCTGAGGGTACTACTTCCACAATATCAAAGTGGAGAATTATGGTTTTTCAAAAACAGTAAGTTATTGAAACTTGAAAACTTGCTCAAGTCAGCATTTACTTCAGATTAAGATATCAGCAAAACTCATTTACATTAGATGTCACTTTGAGAGCGTAAGAATGGTTTTGAAATGATTTTCCATAGATTTACATTCTGTTAAGAAAATACGCTTCATGTTACCTAAGCAATGAATATACAGTCTATAAAAGGCCCAACAAATTTGTTGGATGATCCAAATATGATGGATGATCATGGCTACACAGTTAAATTTGCAGGGAGGCCTTTCTGTTTAATCTATACAAACAATATGTATGTAAGGGAAATAAGTTTCTCCACTGTTTTGTATGATTTCATTATCTGTTGGATAGATCTGTATATTTGATCTAAAGGATGTGCCCAGGAACATAAGTTGCCAAGAGGGCTTTGTGCAATTACTACACATAGACTAACAGTCATGGCCTGGCTGTTAATGCCCTGTACAACAATGCTGGCACACCTGCTCGTCAGTGTTAGAAACAGCTCACCCATGCCAAAATTGAGATGGATCAAAGTGGTCTCAGGTGTCATCACTTGAGTGTGACCTCCCAGCTGTCATTCCATGGTGTAATGCCGATACTGTTAAACACAATAGTTCAGCCAGGTGACTGCAACCAAGAGAATGTACTGATTATGAATAAATGTGTTTGGTTTGCAGAGGTCTAAAATGTTGGTCTTGTGATGCCATCTGATTTTGTTCTGTGATGTCAACGTTGATGACATATTATCAAGAGCTATTTCTAACACTGTACACAGAGCTTGTAGTTCTGGCTGGAACCATGCTGATGCAGGACAAGGccttcactcactaactctccaCAGTTGTAAATAATGCATGCAGTCATCCAGAGAAGAATATCATGAGGATCATACATCATCATATTGGCTCATCATCTGCTTTTCCATGCTGTGGAAGCCTGACAAACTGAAAAGTTGAAAACTGTTGATGATATAGATTGGCAGGATGGACGAATAAAGTGTCTCTGTACTCACTACATGTTGAGTATTTTCTGGCAGGCCGAAACCTTGTGCATCTgtcaacatatatatatttatgatgtaaccccaagtgagtgagtatggttttgccaCTTTTATCAGCATTCCActaatatcacggcaagggacaccagaaatgggcttcacaaattgtaccaatgtggggaatcgatcctgGGCCCTCACAGTGACAAGCAAACTCTTTGATCATCAACCCAACTGCATGCTGAGAACACAAGAGAGGTTAGGTTGTTAAAAAGGTTCGGACAAAAACAATATGTGTATACCAAGTGGTATGGTGTTGGTCCCTTGTCTGTTGTCCATTTTGTGTTATGGTGTATCACAAATTACAGCACAGTGACCTGATGCTTAAAATGACCGATTGACCGCGCTAAGGGTTGATAACAGCAAAGTGTGTGAATATATGAGAGGGGTTGTACTTTCTGGATCTAACTATGGTGAAT includes the following:
- the LOC137279164 gene encoding kxDL motif-containing protein 1-like, translated to MAAKEMEDSAESGAEVFADALVGQVRRDDVASMVQHQREMLSRFEKTNEMLINFNMLSSSRFETTSQEFKRHTMLLYDMKKDLDVVFRRIRKLKQRLSKMHPEAFSACSNVYNFIEAEDDDEDDDEDEDSGKVKVTPAVDVKVKAAKP